A part of Kitasatospora acidiphila genomic DNA contains:
- a CDS encoding S-methyl-5'-thioadenosine phosphorylase: protein MTDQHTAQRAEIGVIGGSGLYALLDDVTEITVDTPYGAPSDSLFLGGIGGRTVAFLPRHGRGHKLPPHRINYRANLWALHSLGVRQVVGPCAVGGLRPEYGPGTLLIPDQFVDRTSGRVQTYYDGLPLPDGTVPEVVHVSMADPYCPDGRAAALAAARSQAWEPVDGGTLVVIEGPRFSTRAESRWFTANGWSVVGMTGHPEAVLARELGLCYTSLALVTDLDAGVTAGEGVTHAEVLEVFARNVDRLRGVLFKAVEALPADRDCVCSHALDGVETGLPGVPEP from the coding sequence ATGACTGATCAGCACACCGCACAGCGGGCCGAGATTGGAGTCATCGGCGGCTCCGGCCTCTACGCCCTGCTGGACGACGTCACCGAGATCACCGTCGACACCCCGTACGGTGCGCCCAGCGACTCGCTGTTCCTCGGCGGGATCGGCGGGCGCACCGTCGCGTTCCTGCCCCGGCACGGCCGCGGGCACAAACTGCCACCGCACCGGATCAACTACCGGGCCAACCTCTGGGCACTGCACTCGCTCGGGGTCCGCCAGGTGGTCGGGCCCTGCGCGGTCGGCGGGCTGCGCCCCGAGTACGGCCCGGGCACCCTGCTGATCCCCGACCAGTTCGTGGACCGCACCTCCGGGCGGGTGCAGACCTACTACGACGGGCTGCCACTGCCCGACGGCACCGTCCCCGAGGTGGTGCACGTGTCGATGGCCGACCCGTACTGCCCGGACGGCCGGGCCGCCGCGCTCGCCGCCGCTCGCTCCCAGGCCTGGGAGCCGGTGGACGGCGGCACACTGGTGGTCATCGAGGGCCCGCGGTTCTCCACCCGCGCCGAATCCCGCTGGTTCACCGCCAACGGGTGGTCGGTGGTCGGCATGACCGGCCACCCGGAGGCCGTGCTCGCCCGCGAACTCGGGCTCTGCTACACCTCGCTCGCGCTGGTCACCGACCTCGACGCCGGTGTGACGGCCGGTGAGGGGGTCACCCATGCGGAGGTCCTGGAGGTCTTCGCGCGCAATGTCGACCGGCTGCGCGGGGTGCTCTTCAAAGCGGTCGAGGCACTGCCCGCCGACCGCGACTGCGTCTGCTCGCACGCCTTGGACGGCGTCGAGACCGGCCTGCCCGGGGTTCCGGAACCCTGA
- a CDS encoding dodecin → MTEHTYRVTEIVGSSHEGTDAAIRNALARASQTLRNIDWFEVTQVRGNVAQGAIEHYQVTVKVGFRLEDAH, encoded by the coding sequence ATGACCGAGCACACCTACCGGGTGACCGAGATCGTCGGCTCCTCCCACGAGGGCACCGACGCCGCGATCCGCAACGCGCTCGCCCGCGCCTCGCAGACCCTGCGCAACATCGACTGGTTCGAGGTGACGCAGGTGCGGGGGAACGTCGCGCAGGGTGCGATCGAGCACTACCAGGTGACCGTCAAGGTGGGCTTCCGCCTGGAGGACGCGCACTGA
- a CDS encoding cholesterol oxidase substrate-binding domain-containing protein, with translation MENDTAPTTDGGLTRRRLLAGSAALGGAAWLLRGAVTPDQAQADAGPPLPAPPAFPGGIEVYRQVFENWAGEIHADQLWTCAPSTPDDVVTLANWAHAQGWQLRAQGFRHTWAPLTVADGTPAASTVLLLDTTRHLTAISPAGSTAAPAVRAQAGAAMEQLLAELAGRGLGIAHCPAPGDLTLGGVLAIGGHGTAVPTAGETAAPGHGFGSVSNLVTELTAVVWDATAGRYALRTFDRADPDCAALLVNLGRAFVTEAVLRVGPDQNLRCLSRMDIPVSELFAAPGTGGARTFAGLMEQSGRIEAIWFAFTDFPWIKTWSVSPTQPFGSRAVDQPYNYPFSDSIPTPVATLAGELVAGSWGLAPTFGQLQSLIARLGLTGDLTDVLLSGTLIRDLLTLDVVTHLLADGLRSDLWGPSRTVLQYVRPTTLRVTANGYAVLARRADVQWVVNQVTGEYQRLLTQYQDRGQFPVNGAVEIRVTGLEDPAASGVPGAQPPLLSAIRARPDHPEWDVAVWFDVLTLPGTPGLHQFGRDLEQFLIATFDGTRAGLRVEWSKGWAYTADATWADPDVLGRVIPDSLRAGGGPGWDAAVATLDRHDPNHVFSNPFLDRLLG, from the coding sequence ATGGAGAACGACACCGCGCCGACCACGGACGGCGGCCTGACCCGCCGCCGCCTGCTGGCCGGGTCCGCCGCGCTCGGCGGGGCCGCCTGGCTGCTGCGCGGCGCCGTCACGCCCGACCAGGCGCAGGCCGACGCCGGCCCGCCCCTCCCCGCGCCGCCCGCGTTCCCCGGCGGCATCGAGGTCTACCGCCAGGTCTTCGAGAACTGGGCCGGCGAGATCCATGCCGACCAGCTGTGGACCTGCGCCCCGAGCACCCCGGACGACGTGGTCACCCTCGCCAACTGGGCGCACGCCCAAGGCTGGCAGCTGCGCGCCCAGGGCTTCCGGCACACCTGGGCGCCGCTCACCGTCGCCGACGGCACACCCGCCGCGAGCACCGTGCTGCTACTCGACACCACCCGCCACCTCACCGCGATCAGCCCGGCGGGCAGCACCGCCGCGCCCGCCGTCCGGGCCCAAGCCGGCGCCGCCATGGAGCAGTTGCTCGCCGAGCTGGCCGGCCGCGGCCTCGGCATCGCGCACTGCCCGGCACCCGGCGACCTCACCCTCGGCGGGGTGCTCGCCATCGGCGGCCACGGCACCGCGGTGCCGACCGCCGGCGAGACCGCGGCCCCCGGGCACGGCTTCGGCTCGGTGAGCAACCTGGTCACCGAGCTCACCGCCGTGGTCTGGGACGCCACCGCCGGCCGGTACGCGCTGCGCACCTTCGACCGCGCCGACCCGGACTGCGCGGCCCTGCTGGTGAACCTGGGCCGGGCGTTCGTCACCGAGGCCGTGCTGCGCGTCGGCCCGGACCAGAACCTGCGCTGCCTCAGCCGGATGGACATCCCGGTCAGCGAGCTCTTCGCGGCCCCCGGCACCGGCGGCGCCCGCACCTTCGCCGGGCTGATGGAGCAGAGCGGCCGGATCGAGGCGATCTGGTTCGCCTTCACCGACTTCCCGTGGATCAAGACCTGGAGCGTCAGCCCCACCCAGCCGTTCGGCTCCCGGGCCGTGGACCAGCCCTACAACTACCCCTTCTCGGACAGCATCCCGACCCCGGTGGCCACACTGGCCGGAGAACTGGTAGCCGGATCCTGGGGGTTGGCCCCGACCTTCGGCCAACTCCAGTCCCTGATCGCCAGGCTGGGGCTCACCGGAGACCTCACCGATGTGCTGCTCTCCGGCACCCTGATCCGCGACCTGCTCACCCTGGACGTGGTCACCCACCTGCTGGCCGACGGCCTGCGCTCCGACCTCTGGGGCCCCTCCCGCACCGTGCTGCAGTACGTCCGCCCGACCACCCTGCGGGTCACCGCCAACGGATACGCCGTGCTGGCCCGGCGCGCGGACGTCCAGTGGGTGGTCAACCAGGTCACCGGCGAGTACCAGCGGCTGCTGACGCAGTACCAGGACCGCGGCCAGTTCCCGGTCAACGGCGCCGTGGAGATCCGGGTGACCGGCCTGGAGGACCCGGCGGCCAGCGGCGTCCCCGGTGCCCAGCCCCCGCTGCTCTCGGCGATCCGGGCCCGACCAGACCACCCCGAGTGGGACGTGGCGGTCTGGTTCGACGTGCTCACCCTGCCCGGCACCCCCGGGCTGCACCAGTTCGGCCGGGACCTGGAGCAGTTCCTGATCGCCACCTTCGACGGCACCAGGGCCGGCCTGCGCGTCGAGTGGTCCAAGGGCTGGGCCTACACCGCCGACGCCACCTGGGCCGACCCCGACGTACTCGGCCGGGTGATCCCCGACAGCCTGCGGGCCGGCGGCGGCCCCGGCTGGGACGCGGCCGTCGCCACCCTCGACCGCCACGACCCCAACCACGTGTTCAGCAACCCGTTCCTCGATCGGCTGCTCGGGTAG
- a CDS encoding VOC family protein, which yields MATEQTGATGAAEQERLPQVWPSLRARDARALIRFLVDAFGFEENVVYGEGEVVHHAELDWPEGGGVMLGSVRESEDDGFDLPPGSFGAYVVTDRLDEVYQRAKAAGARITAEPHTTDYGSYDFAAVDPEGNRWNFGSYRGAPRKSHRA from the coding sequence ATGGCAACCGAGCAGACCGGAGCCACCGGGGCCGCCGAGCAGGAGCGGCTGCCGCAGGTCTGGCCGAGCCTGCGGGCCAGGGACGCCCGGGCCCTGATCCGCTTCCTGGTCGACGCGTTCGGCTTCGAGGAGAACGTGGTCTACGGGGAGGGCGAGGTGGTGCACCACGCCGAGCTGGACTGGCCGGAGGGCGGCGGGGTGATGCTGGGCTCGGTCCGGGAGAGCGAGGACGACGGCTTCGACCTCCCGCCGGGCAGCTTCGGCGCGTACGTGGTCACCGACCGCCTGGACGAGGTGTACCAGCGCGCCAAGGCGGCAGGTGCGCGGATCACCGCCGAGCCGCACACCACCGACTACGGTTCGTACGACTTCGCCGCCGTCGACCCGGAGGGCAACCGCTGGAACTTCGGCAGCTACCGGGGCGCACCGCGCAAGAGCCACCGGGCCTGA
- a CDS encoding class II fumarate hydratase: MSPQQGEYRIEHDSMGEVRVPAAAKWQAQTQRAVQNFPVSGLRLNRAHIAALARIKAAAAKVNGALGILDAAVAEAIQQAAAEVADGRWDDQFPVDVFQTGSGTSSNMNANEVIATLAGERLGRPVHPNDQVNASQSSNDVFPSSIHVAATAAVTEDLLPALAELEAALAAKAEEFAGVVKAGRTHLMDATPVTLGQEFGGYAAQVAYGQERLRATLPRVAELPLGGTAVGTGINTPPGFSAAVIAELAAGTGLPLTEARNHFEAQGARDGLVELSGQLRTIAVGLTKIVNDLRWMSSGPRTGLGEINLPDLQPGSSIMPGKVNPVIPEVVAMVAAQVVGNDATVGMAGASGSFELNVMLPVIARNVLESIQLLASAARLLAGRTVDGITANVGRAREYAESSPSIVTPLNRYLGYEEAAKVAKQSLAEGKTIRQVVVERGYLSQGLLTEQQLDEALDVLRMTRP; this comes from the coding sequence ATGAGTCCCCAGCAGGGTGAGTACCGCATCGAGCACGACTCGATGGGGGAGGTGCGGGTCCCGGCCGCCGCCAAGTGGCAGGCGCAGACCCAGCGCGCGGTGCAGAACTTCCCGGTGTCGGGCCTGCGGCTGAATCGCGCCCACATCGCGGCCCTGGCCCGGATCAAGGCGGCCGCGGCCAAGGTCAACGGCGCGCTCGGGATCCTGGACGCCGCGGTGGCCGAGGCCATCCAGCAGGCCGCCGCCGAGGTGGCCGACGGGCGCTGGGACGACCAGTTCCCGGTCGACGTCTTCCAGACCGGCTCCGGCACCTCGTCCAACATGAACGCCAACGAGGTGATCGCCACCCTGGCCGGCGAGCGGCTGGGGCGGCCGGTGCACCCCAATGACCAGGTCAACGCCAGCCAGTCCAGCAACGACGTGTTCCCGTCCTCGATCCACGTGGCCGCCACCGCAGCCGTCACCGAGGACTTGCTGCCCGCGCTGGCCGAGCTGGAGGCGGCGCTGGCAGCCAAGGCCGAGGAGTTCGCCGGCGTGGTCAAGGCCGGCCGGACGCATCTGATGGATGCCACCCCGGTCACCCTCGGCCAGGAGTTCGGCGGCTACGCGGCCCAGGTCGCCTACGGCCAGGAGCGGCTGCGCGCCACGCTGCCCCGAGTGGCCGAGCTGCCCCTGGGCGGCACGGCGGTCGGCACCGGCATCAACACCCCGCCCGGCTTCTCCGCCGCCGTGATCGCCGAGCTGGCCGCCGGTACCGGCCTGCCGCTGACCGAGGCGCGGAACCACTTCGAGGCGCAGGGCGCCCGTGACGGCCTGGTCGAGCTGAGCGGCCAGCTGCGGACCATCGCGGTCGGGCTCACCAAGATCGTCAACGATCTGCGCTGGATGTCCTCCGGTCCGCGCACCGGCCTGGGTGAGATCAACCTGCCCGATCTGCAGCCGGGTTCCTCGATCATGCCGGGCAAGGTCAACCCGGTGATCCCCGAGGTGGTGGCGATGGTGGCGGCCCAGGTCGTCGGCAATGACGCGACCGTGGGCATGGCCGGTGCCAGCGGCAGCTTCGAGCTCAATGTGATGCTCCCGGTGATCGCCCGCAATGTGCTGGAGTCGATCCAACTGCTCGCCTCCGCCGCCCGGTTGCTGGCCGGCCGCACCGTCGACGGGATCACCGCCAACGTCGGGCGGGCCCGCGAGTACGCCGAATCCTCACCGTCCATCGTGACCCCGCTCAACCGGTACCTGGGCTATGAGGAGGCCGCCAAGGTGGCCAAGCAGTCGCTCGCCGAGGGCAAGACGATCCGTCAGGTGGTCGTGGAGCGCGGCTATCTGTCGCAAGGCCTGCTGACCGAGCAGCAGTTGGACGAGGCGCTCGATGTGCTGCGGATGACCAGGCCGTAG
- a CDS encoding VOC family protein, with protein MTEPAAAKGAAVRCVPAVPSWVSLTVSDLDSAMAFYGELLGWTFSRGPDRWGRYVRALAEGVAVAGMSASDLHLPVAWTTFFGTEDADAISERIQARGGTVAIGPLGFDAGRMLIAADRSGAPFGVWEGETGSGAVLNSLAGGPVWIELRTKDAFDSAIFYGEVFGWDSRKSGVFDVRWENERVVLRSADRSVAALVTATDPEARPSWNVYFSVADADESVELAERLGADVLGEVNDSPYGRWADLRDPQGGRFCLQGPRPEGG; from the coding sequence ATGACCGAGCCGGCGGCGGCGAAGGGGGCTGCGGTGCGGTGCGTGCCGGCCGTGCCCAGCTGGGTGAGCCTGACGGTCAGCGACCTGGACAGCGCCATGGCCTTCTACGGCGAGCTGCTCGGCTGGACGTTCAGTCGCGGCCCGGACCGCTGGGGTCGCTATGTGCGCGCTCTGGCCGAGGGCGTCGCGGTGGCCGGCATGAGCGCCTCCGACCTGCACCTGCCGGTCGCCTGGACCACCTTCTTCGGCACCGAGGACGCCGATGCCATCTCCGAGCGGATCCAGGCCCGCGGCGGCACGGTGGCGATCGGTCCGCTGGGCTTCGACGCGGGCCGGATGCTGATCGCCGCCGACCGGTCCGGTGCCCCCTTCGGCGTTTGGGAGGGTGAGACCGGTAGCGGAGCCGTCCTCAACTCGCTGGCCGGCGGCCCGGTCTGGATCGAGCTGCGCACCAAGGATGCCTTCGACTCCGCGATCTTCTACGGCGAGGTGTTCGGCTGGGACAGCCGCAAGTCGGGCGTCTTCGACGTGCGCTGGGAGAACGAGCGGGTGGTGCTGCGGTCCGCAGACCGCAGCGTGGCGGCTCTGGTGACGGCGACCGACCCGGAGGCCCGGCCGAGTTGGAACGTCTACTTCTCGGTGGCCGACGCCGACGAATCGGTGGAACTGGCCGAGCGGCTCGGCGCCGATGTGCTGGGCGAGGTCAATGACAGCCCGTACGGGCGCTGGGCTGATCTGCGCGACCCGCAGGGCGGCCGGTTCTGCCTGCAGGGCCCGCGGCCCGAAGGCGGCTGA
- a CDS encoding NADP-dependent succinic semialdehyde dehydrogenase produces the protein MAIATVNPATGQTLRTFEPYTAAAVEQRLARAEQTFAQYRLTDFARRGELMHRAAELLDADQETIARLMTTEMGKPLTAARAEAAKCAKAMRWYADRAPALLADEHPAPTDVTDAGASRALVRYRPLGVVLAVMPWNFPLWQVIRFAAPALMAGNVGLLKHASNVPQTALYLEDLFRGAGFPDGCFQTLLIPSATVSDVLRDPRVAAATLTGSEGAGRSVAAVAGDEVKKTVLELGGSDPFVVLPSANVAAAARTAVTARVQNNGQSCIAAKRFIVHEQVYEEFRAAFVQRMAALRIGDPLQESTEIGPLATAQGREDLGELVADALDLGARAECQVAVPAGLGEGWWYPPTVLSGITEQMRIHHEEAFGPVATLYRAESLDHAVELANDSPFGLSSNVWTTEPAEQERFVRDIQAGGIFFNGMTASHPALPFGGVRRSGYGRELSGHGIREFCNATTVWIA, from the coding sequence ATGGCCATCGCAACCGTGAACCCGGCAACCGGGCAGACCCTGCGGACCTTCGAGCCCTACACGGCGGCCGCCGTGGAACAGCGCCTGGCCCGCGCCGAGCAGACCTTCGCGCAGTACCGGCTGACCGACTTCGCGCGGCGCGGCGAGCTGATGCACCGGGCCGCCGAACTGCTGGACGCCGACCAGGAGACCATCGCCCGGCTGATGACCACCGAGATGGGCAAGCCGCTCACCGCGGCCCGCGCCGAGGCGGCCAAGTGTGCGAAGGCGATGCGCTGGTACGCGGACCGGGCGCCCGCGCTGCTCGCCGACGAGCACCCGGCGCCGACCGATGTGACCGACGCCGGAGCCTCCCGGGCCCTGGTGCGCTACCGCCCGCTGGGCGTGGTGCTGGCCGTGATGCCGTGGAACTTCCCGCTCTGGCAGGTGATCAGGTTCGCCGCACCGGCACTGATGGCCGGCAACGTCGGCCTGCTCAAGCACGCCTCCAACGTGCCGCAGACCGCGCTCTACCTGGAGGACCTGTTCCGCGGCGCGGGCTTCCCGGACGGCTGCTTCCAGACCCTGCTGATCCCCTCCGCCACCGTCTCCGACGTCCTGCGCGACCCCCGGGTCGCGGCGGCGACCCTGACCGGCAGCGAGGGTGCCGGGCGGTCGGTGGCGGCGGTGGCCGGCGACGAGGTCAAGAAGACCGTGCTGGAGCTGGGCGGCAGCGACCCGTTCGTGGTGCTGCCCTCGGCGAACGTCGCCGCGGCCGCCCGGACCGCGGTCACCGCCCGGGTGCAGAACAACGGGCAGTCCTGCATCGCGGCCAAGCGGTTCATCGTGCACGAGCAGGTCTACGAGGAGTTCCGCGCCGCCTTCGTGCAGCGGATGGCGGCGCTGCGGATCGGCGACCCGTTGCAGGAGTCCACCGAGATCGGGCCGCTGGCCACCGCCCAGGGCCGCGAGGACCTGGGTGAGCTGGTGGCCGACGCGCTGGACCTCGGCGCGCGGGCGGAGTGCCAGGTCGCGGTGCCGGCCGGGCTCGGCGAGGGCTGGTGGTATCCGCCGACCGTGCTCAGCGGGATCACCGAGCAGATGCGGATCCACCACGAGGAGGCGTTCGGCCCGGTCGCCACGCTCTACCGGGCCGAGAGCCTGGACCACGCCGTGGAGCTGGCGAACGACTCGCCGTTCGGGCTGAGCTCCAATGTCTGGACCACCGAACCCGCCGAGCAGGAGCGGTTCGTCCGCGACATCCAGGCCGGCGGGATCTTCTTCAACGGGATGACCGCCTCGCACCCGGCGCTGCCCTTCGGCGGGGTGCGCCGCTCGGGCTACGGGCGCGAGCTGTCCGGGCACGGCATCCGCGAGTTCTGCAACGCGACCACGGTGTGGATCGCCTGA